The following proteins come from a genomic window of Galactobacillus timonensis:
- the lysA gene encoding diaminopimelate decarboxylase → MQTFLSKEVYEQLISVYGSPLYVYDETILRQRCREIRQLCKDPGFHPQYSVKANANIELLKIIRSEGIHADAMSMGEVVQEEAAGYTKDEIVVCSNNMTPPEMKFAAEHARITILDSLDQLEQYLKTTGVKQAGIRVNPGIGDGHCTKVITGGNTKFGIPLADIPKAQKIAHDFNASITIAHMHVGSQYLDPSNFLQAAEVLLRVVEQWLPEVTEVDFGGGFGVPYHDEKRLDINDIGKDLDDLIMDFQRRTGRKLSFIVEPGRYLVAECGELIGTVTSIKQNSGTLYAGTDLGFNIMMRHVLYGSTHHIVTTSSSDQTAEYTVVGNICETGDILAEHIKLPTLKPGDQVIVLTTGAYGFSMASQYNGRLRPAEVLHQEDGSFRLIRQRDTFDSLIHQLPSLL, encoded by the coding sequence ATGCAAACTTTTCTTTCCAAAGAGGTATATGAACAACTGATATCTGTCTATGGATCACCGCTCTACGTATACGACGAAACAATCCTACGGCAGCGCTGTCGTGAGATAAGACAACTGTGCAAAGACCCCGGCTTTCATCCCCAGTACTCGGTTAAGGCAAATGCCAATATCGAGCTCTTGAAGATTATTCGCAGCGAAGGCATTCATGCTGATGCCATGTCAATGGGTGAAGTCGTTCAGGAAGAGGCCGCCGGTTATACAAAAGATGAAATTGTTGTATGCTCCAACAACATGACGCCGCCCGAAATGAAATTTGCCGCTGAACATGCAAGAATTACAATCCTTGATTCTCTGGACCAGCTGGAGCAGTACCTGAAGACAACGGGCGTAAAACAAGCCGGTATCCGCGTGAATCCCGGCATCGGCGATGGACACTGCACAAAAGTAATCACCGGAGGCAATACAAAATTCGGGATTCCCCTCGCAGATATACCAAAGGCGCAGAAAATTGCGCATGATTTTAACGCATCCATTACGATCGCCCACATGCATGTCGGCTCACAGTATCTGGACCCTTCCAACTTCCTGCAGGCTGCGGAAGTACTGCTGCGGGTGGTTGAGCAGTGGCTGCCAGAGGTCACGGAAGTCGATTTTGGTGGAGGATTCGGAGTTCCGTATCACGACGAGAAACGGTTAGACATCAATGACATTGGAAAAGACCTCGACGATCTCATCATGGACTTTCAGAGGAGAACCGGACGAAAGCTGTCTTTCATCGTAGAGCCCGGACGGTATCTTGTAGCAGAGTGTGGAGAGCTGATCGGCACTGTCACCAGTATCAAGCAGAATAGCGGCACATTATACGCAGGTACAGATCTTGGCTTCAATATCATGATGCGTCATGTCCTTTATGGCTCAACACACCACATTGTTACTACCAGCAGCTCTGACCAAACCGCGGAGTATACCGTTGTTGGAAACATCTGTGAGACCGGCGACATCCTAGCTGAGCACATCAAGCTGCCAACTTTAAAACCCGGTGATCAAGTAATAGTCCTTACAACCGGAGCATATGGCTTCAGTATGGCTTCCCAGTACAATGGCCGTCTCAGACCGGCTGAAGTACTGCATCAGGAAGATGGAAGCTTTCGCCTAATTCGTCAGCGTGACACATTTGATTCATTAATTCATCAACTGCCAAGCCTACTATAA
- a CDS encoding PTS mannose/fructose/sorbose/N-acetylgalactosamine transporter subunit IIC yields MSILQAAIALTIMNYLISVLDNMMAWDATWRPLFVGWLTGLVLGDMKTGLIMGAQLEAIYMGISAIGGVIPSDPESGTLIPVAAVILTKTDMSAAIALAIPVGTLIQYCNTLMSPIQLAFLGLYDKYAAENDQRHYTILHYLYCFVITPLPRTLVIFLALWLGVGNLGAINDLMPLWLINGLDVASGMLVAIGFGILTSMVWSKKLGIFFFVGFVLAEMMHLQTIGIAIIALAIAMSIFLIEQSLNKVNQKIDEAPAATPGTSGSSQEDSLF; encoded by the coding sequence ATGTCAATTCTTCAGGCAGCAATCGCACTAACCATAATGAACTATCTCATCTCCGTACTGGACAACATGATGGCATGGGACGCCACATGGAGACCGCTGTTTGTCGGATGGCTGACCGGTCTCGTCCTTGGAGACATGAAAACAGGCTTAATCATGGGCGCCCAGCTCGAAGCCATTTATATGGGCATCTCGGCAATCGGAGGCGTTATCCCATCAGACCCGGAATCCGGCACACTTATTCCGGTTGCCGCCGTAATTCTTACGAAAACTGATATGAGCGCCGCGATCGCACTAGCTATTCCTGTTGGAACGCTGATTCAGTACTGCAACACGCTGATGTCTCCGATTCAGCTCGCTTTCCTCGGCTTATACGATAAGTACGCCGCCGAAAACGACCAGCGTCACTACACAATCCTCCACTATCTCTATTGCTTCGTTATCACACCACTTCCTCGTACGCTTGTCATCTTCCTTGCTCTTTGGCTTGGCGTAGGAAATCTGGGCGCCATTAACGACCTCATGCCCCTCTGGCTGATCAACGGCCTTGATGTCGCCAGCGGCATGCTTGTTGCCATCGGATTTGGCATCCTCACCTCCATGGTCTGGTCCAAGAAACTTGGAATCTTCTTCTTTGTCGGTTTCGTTCTCGCCGAGATGATGCATCTGCAAACGATTGGAATTGCAATCATCGCACTTGCCATTGCAATGTCCATCTTCCTCATCGAGCAAAGTCTCAATAAGGTAAACCAAAAAATTGATGAAGCACCAGCAGCCACGCCCGGGACGTCCGGTTCTTCTCAGGAGGATAGTTTATTCTAA
- a CDS encoding F0F1 ATP synthase subunit A, which yields MTVQSDVYVIILLTILLGIGIVAVSKKIDKLDPLQEPRGLAAMVIMGVKAVNRTCIDNMGKRNGDAITPYICVLWTYIFSANIISLFGLASPTANLSVTLLLAFITWLLIQIVEFKYGGVKAYFHAFIEPIAPMLPMNIIGKFSTMVSMSLRLFGNIMCGGIMMQLVYIGTQLLSNKIASAIAHSSVEVFNFMGPVLAPLLHAYFDLFSGFVQTLVFVTLTVVLIGNDIPTEVKTVQA from the coding sequence ATGACCGTTCAGAGTGATGTGTATGTCATTATTCTCTTGACGATTCTGCTTGGAATCGGGATCGTCGCTGTTTCAAAGAAAATAGATAAGCTGGATCCGCTGCAGGAGCCGCGCGGTTTAGCTGCGATGGTCATTATGGGCGTCAAGGCAGTGAACCGTACATGCATCGACAATATGGGGAAGCGGAACGGGGATGCGATTACGCCGTATATTTGTGTTTTGTGGACCTATATTTTTTCGGCAAATATTATTTCGCTCTTCGGACTGGCTTCGCCGACAGCGAATCTTTCGGTGACGCTGCTGCTGGCATTTATTACGTGGCTGCTGATTCAGATTGTTGAATTTAAGTATGGCGGTGTGAAGGCTTATTTCCATGCGTTCATTGAGCCGATTGCGCCGATGCTGCCGATGAACATTATCGGTAAATTTTCGACGATGGTTTCGATGTCGCTGCGTTTGTTTGGCAATATTATGTGCGGCGGCATCATGATGCAGCTGGTGTACATTGGTACGCAGCTGCTTTCCAATAAGATTGCTTCGGCAATTGCGCATTCGTCGGTTGAGGTATTCAACTTTATGGGGCCGGTTCTTGCGCCGCTGCTGCATGCGTATTTTGATTTGTTCTCGGGCTTCGTTCAGACGCTCGTATTTGTTACGTTAACCGTTGTTCTGATCGGAAATGATATTCCGACGGAAGTTAAGACAGTTCAGGCATAG
- a CDS encoding PTS system mannose/fructose/N-acetylgalactosamine-transporter subunit IIB, with protein sequence MIKLLRIDERLIHGQVANQWARQLAVDAIVVANDEAAANELIRMSLHMAAPDGMKVAVKSVHGAIEQLNDPRAAGMQIFVVVNCPKDALEIAKNVKGIPYINVGNFGRVNKETMHRQRYADSLYANEEEVRQLRELIATGIDCEYRMLTTDKKTELADIIGK encoded by the coding sequence ATGATTAAACTACTGCGTATTGATGAACGCCTCATTCACGGCCAGGTAGCCAATCAGTGGGCACGACAACTTGCAGTTGATGCAATTGTCGTTGCCAACGATGAAGCTGCCGCCAACGAACTGATCCGCATGTCACTGCACATGGCAGCTCCTGATGGAATGAAGGTTGCTGTCAAAAGCGTACACGGAGCCATCGAACAGCTGAATGATCCAAGGGCAGCAGGAATGCAGATCTTTGTCGTTGTCAATTGTCCTAAGGATGCGCTGGAAATTGCCAAAAATGTAAAAGGAATTCCTTACATCAATGTCGGCAATTTTGGACGTGTAAACAAAGAAACAATGCACAGGCAGCGGTATGCTGATTCCCTTTATGCCAATGAAGAGGAGGTCAGACAGCTCCGCGAACTGATCGCAACCGGAATTGATTGCGAATACCGCATGCTCACAACTGATAAAAAGACAGAACTCGCCGATATCATCGGCAAATAA
- a CDS encoding N-acetylglucosamine-6-phosphate deacetylase has product MEADLDYLPDPWHRHSWICYGNPVIMKALHSSRIYFEDGVRAGFLLIENDKIAGYCGEGSNPDNIEDYGDLRIIPGIFDTHNHGTYGYGNSDLAKTGDTDLIKDDLRHYLHALTYEGVTNIFPTETDTLKQVAEVAEEGYPDGAFIQGIHSEGPYLNRVGEGGRPEPHPDIRMEDVYRYWDDSKGRLKLFAMSPEIPGSYEAAQFLISKGVTIAFAHSNAKSAEAREAVDHGWRVSTHTANVMQGIHHRDIGGLGVMLMDDRIQNEVICDGLHVCMDFIDMMFRIKDPSRFMMISDSVALAGIAPGRYEIGWVTPLNVSKEGFVRDDDGRLLGSSKSVLFGIGNLVNQLHLPLEQVLRLSSLNAAQYYGCADTTGSIAIGKYADLAVISDDYQAQATYVHGRKVFDRKTETPVFNMHMFDELPK; this is encoded by the coding sequence GTGGAAGCCGATCTGGATTATCTTCCTGATCCTTGGCATCGGCATTCTTGGATCTGTTACGGGAATCCTGTAATCATGAAAGCACTTCATTCTTCCCGCATCTATTTTGAAGATGGGGTACGCGCCGGATTTCTTCTCATTGAGAATGATAAGATCGCAGGTTATTGCGGCGAAGGATCAAATCCTGACAATATCGAAGATTATGGTGATCTGCGCATTATTCCCGGCATTTTTGATACCCATAATCATGGCACCTATGGATATGGAAACTCTGACCTAGCCAAAACAGGCGACACTGACCTGATTAAAGATGATCTGCGGCATTATCTGCATGCGCTCACCTATGAGGGTGTAACCAATATTTTCCCAACCGAAACGGATACGCTGAAGCAGGTCGCAGAGGTGGCAGAAGAAGGATATCCAGATGGAGCATTCATTCAAGGCATCCATTCCGAAGGACCCTACCTGAACCGCGTCGGCGAAGGAGGCCGGCCAGAACCTCATCCGGATATCAGGATGGAAGATGTTTACCGCTACTGGGACGATTCCAAAGGAAGGCTGAAGCTCTTTGCCATGTCGCCCGAAATACCAGGTTCTTACGAAGCAGCACAGTTTCTTATTTCAAAAGGTGTAACAATCGCCTTTGCTCACTCCAATGCAAAGTCCGCCGAAGCACGTGAAGCGGTAGACCATGGCTGGCGCGTTTCAACGCATACAGCCAATGTGATGCAGGGGATTCATCACCGGGATATTGGCGGCCTTGGGGTTATGTTAATGGATGACAGAATTCAAAATGAAGTTATCTGTGACGGCCTTCATGTATGCATGGACTTTATTGATATGATGTTCCGCATCAAGGACCCTTCCCGCTTCATGATGATCTCAGATTCTGTAGCATTAGCAGGTATTGCACCTGGGCGCTATGAAATCGGCTGGGTAACGCCTTTGAATGTTTCAAAAGAAGGATTCGTTCGTGACGATGACGGCCGCCTGCTTGGCAGTTCTAAATCTGTTCTCTTTGGAATTGGAAATCTAGTCAACCAGCTCCATCTACCTCTGGAGCAGGTGCTGCGTCTTTCTTCTCTAAACGCTGCCCAGTATTATGGCTGCGCAGACACAACAGGTTCCATAGCAATTGGTAAATATGCTGACTTGGCTGTCATTTCCGATGACTACCAGGCGCAGGCAACCTATGTGCATGGGCGTAAAGTTTTTGATCGAAAAACTGAAACCCCTGTCTTCAATATGCACATGTTTGATGAGCTGCCGAAATGA
- a CDS encoding PTS system mannose/fructose/sorbose family transporter subunit IID, translated as MANTKTKKELTPTEKKNLKHIFWCSGQMWGDFTMVRMEGNTYAYCMLPVLNEVYGNNKELLTEAFVRNTEFFNTHAAASGLVFGLSYALERERAQDPEKVTGEMITNIKTSLMGPLAAIGDSIFFNCIRVLAAGIGISLASQGNPLGVFLFVAIYGGIFLGVKWYLLHLGYSVGTDVITRAFKSGVIESLSDAACAMGLIMVGSLVSSMVSISSPAVIPMGAGTEMVLQDIFDGIIPGFLKLVLLFFIVFLIRKKWKPIWIIFLILGIGILGSVTGIL; from the coding sequence ATGGCCAACACTAAGACGAAAAAAGAATTAACCCCAACCGAAAAGAAAAACCTTAAGCACATCTTCTGGTGCTCGGGCCAGATGTGGGGCGACTTCACCATGGTTCGCATGGAAGGTAATACCTATGCCTACTGCATGTTACCGGTCCTTAATGAAGTTTATGGCAACAATAAGGAACTTCTAACAGAAGCATTTGTCCGCAACACTGAATTCTTCAATACACATGCCGCCGCTTCCGGTCTTGTCTTTGGTCTCTCATATGCACTCGAGAGGGAACGTGCCCAGGATCCGGAAAAAGTAACTGGCGAAATGATCACTAACATCAAGACATCACTCATGGGACCTCTGGCTGCCATTGGCGACTCCATCTTCTTTAACTGCATCCGCGTTCTTGCAGCCGGAATCGGAATTTCACTCGCTTCCCAGGGCAATCCCTTAGGTGTCTTCCTCTTCGTTGCCATTTACGGCGGTATCTTCCTCGGCGTGAAGTGGTATCTTCTCCACCTTGGCTATTCTGTTGGTACAGACGTAATCACGCGTGCGTTTAAATCCGGTGTCATTGAATCGCTGTCCGACGCCGCATGCGCCATGGGCCTGATCATGGTTGGCTCTCTGGTATCGAGCATGGTTTCCATTTCCAGCCCCGCAGTCATCCCAATGGGAGCTGGCACAGAAATGGTTCTTCAGGATATCTTTGATGGAATTATCCCTGGATTCTTAAAACTCGTCCTTCTCTTCTTTATCGTTTTCCTGATCCGCAAAAAGTGGAAGCCGATCTGGATTATCTTCCTGATCCTTGGCATCGGCATTCTTGGATCTGTTACGGGAATCCTGTAA
- a CDS encoding V-type ATP synthase subunit D yields MSTQIAATKGNLIRLKRALKLSQSGYELMDRKRNILISEMMKQADQVKLVRDQIADAYRLGYYLLEQANLYTGQLGSVLDEISIETGIQVTYRSVMGVEVPHVIWQKPDEVTIPYGLESTNSRIDEAYIQFQKVKELTMVLAEVDSSVYRLADAISKTQKRANALKNIVIPRYEAEIREISDQLEEKEREEFSRMKVIKASKPEAQA; encoded by the coding sequence ATGAGTACGCAGATTGCGGCTACCAAAGGAAATCTGATCCGTTTGAAGAGGGCGCTGAAGCTTTCGCAGAGCGGCTATGAGCTGATGGACCGCAAGCGGAACATTCTGATCAGTGAAATGATGAAGCAGGCGGATCAGGTGAAGCTGGTCCGTGATCAGATCGCTGATGCCTACCGGCTTGGCTATTATCTGCTGGAGCAGGCGAATCTGTATACGGGTCAGCTGGGCAGCGTTCTCGATGAGATTTCGATCGAGACGGGCATTCAGGTGACCTATCGCTCAGTGATGGGTGTTGAGGTTCCGCATGTGATCTGGCAGAAGCCGGATGAGGTGACAATTCCGTACGGTCTTGAGTCGACCAATTCCCGCATCGATGAAGCATACATTCAGTTTCAGAAGGTAAAGGAGCTGACGATGGTGCTGGCGGAGGTGGACAGCAGTGTTTACCGGCTAGCGGATGCGATCTCGAAGACGCAGAAGCGCGCCAATGCATTAAAGAACATTGTCATTCCAAGATACGAGGCTGAGATCCGTGAAATCTCGGATCAGCTGGAAGAAAAGGAGCGCGAAGAATTTTCGCGCATGAAAGTGATCAAGGCTTCCAAGCCGGAAGCCCAGGCCTGA
- a CDS encoding helix-turn-helix domain-containing protein, producing MELESRQLALLNEFLNSPDRYFTNRYMSSLFHVSFRTVSNDIQTLNDRLRAFDAAIVMVRSHGYHLICSETVLLHLQHQYLCTDTTIHHPRSLQANSSEVLCYLLTNSEPYRVEDIAEYLHCSRRTASQRIHEAKIILQRYRITLVRKPHYGMCMHGDERQIRYCFMDAISSSREAKTLLDDHEYHNLEQRLISFLKDTQLPLSKAALSKLGILLWISCIRQKQSHVLSFTSAEFQLLHTMSDMPLADDELRKCLGQSIVADVLRQEDYLLARIYLASAVDYRGFAEDPHLPATIKSEALRLEQGVINGLANAGILSFKNTGGFKAYFRSLFLQCAFRSLFSITEYGTDSGLIQDVYQTPLSATIGALCSQAINAMTSCPMGEKVEMDFAFMTYAWIRSTRNLQKKIHIAILTPYSRITGESLKHRVLDRYSNIIESIDVLTYAQAVKGDLSAYHAILYFEDELPVSVSHGQKVLKVSYFFTNEDVANFYETIAVPSRKYERAFGPLYQEDYIHGFLYQSQEQLVAWLQSQTGSDSVKEQISKIQLEPSFISNETLNLLVFVKGQENTFSRLLVLRHPAEVDGMRIERIFIHCICIDGSMIRLKTAEKVTRNLTSIIDTDEIILSGKGIDFYNYYIHFQKNALEERGHKGP from the coding sequence ATGGAGCTTGAAAGCAGACAATTAGCACTTCTGAATGAATTTTTGAACAGCCCGGACCGGTATTTTACTAACCGGTACATGAGCTCTTTATTTCATGTAAGTTTTCGTACGGTCTCTAATGACATCCAGACTTTGAATGACCGCTTGCGTGCGTTTGATGCGGCTATTGTTATGGTCCGCAGCCATGGCTATCATCTCATATGCTCTGAAACGGTTTTATTACATTTACAGCATCAATACTTATGTACCGATACTACCATTCATCATCCACGCTCCTTGCAGGCAAATTCTTCGGAGGTTTTGTGCTATCTTCTGACCAATAGTGAACCATACCGGGTAGAGGATATTGCTGAGTATTTGCATTGCAGTCGCAGAACAGCCTCTCAACGTATCCATGAAGCAAAGATAATCCTGCAGCGATATCGAATTACGCTCGTTCGAAAACCTCATTACGGCATGTGCATGCATGGCGATGAACGGCAGATACGCTATTGTTTTATGGACGCAATCTCTTCGTCCAGAGAAGCTAAAACACTGTTGGATGACCATGAATATCATAATCTTGAACAGAGACTTATCAGCTTTTTAAAAGATACGCAGCTTCCACTTTCGAAAGCTGCCCTTAGTAAACTTGGCATCCTTCTTTGGATCAGTTGCATTCGCCAGAAACAAAGCCACGTTCTTTCGTTTACGTCAGCCGAGTTTCAACTGCTTCATACAATGTCAGATATGCCCCTGGCTGATGATGAGCTGCGGAAATGCCTTGGTCAAAGCATTGTGGCTGACGTCCTGAGACAAGAGGATTACCTGCTGGCAAGAATATATCTTGCTTCGGCAGTAGACTATCGCGGATTTGCGGAAGATCCTCATCTTCCTGCCACAATTAAATCCGAAGCGCTACGACTGGAGCAGGGAGTGATCAATGGCTTGGCGAACGCAGGTATCCTGTCCTTTAAAAATACGGGAGGATTTAAGGCGTACTTTCGATCGCTTTTTTTGCAATGTGCTTTCCGTTCTTTGTTTTCTATCACTGAGTATGGAACTGACAGCGGCCTGATCCAGGATGTGTATCAGACACCGCTCAGTGCAACGATTGGAGCTTTATGCAGTCAGGCTATCAATGCAATGACTTCCTGTCCGATGGGTGAAAAAGTGGAGATGGACTTTGCCTTTATGACCTATGCCTGGATAAGAAGCACGAGAAATCTGCAGAAGAAAATTCACATTGCGATTCTGACACCTTATTCCCGTATTACCGGTGAATCTTTAAAACACCGTGTTTTGGACCGCTACAGCAATATCATTGAATCGATCGATGTTCTTACCTATGCACAGGCTGTGAAAGGGGACTTATCTGCGTATCATGCCATTCTTTATTTTGAAGATGAGCTTCCTGTATCTGTTTCACATGGGCAGAAGGTGCTTAAGGTCAGCTACTTCTTTACCAATGAAGATGTTGCGAATTTCTATGAAACCATTGCGGTTCCTTCCCGGAAATATGAGCGTGCATTTGGCCCTCTATACCAGGAGGATTACATTCATGGATTTCTTTATCAGTCACAGGAACAGTTGGTTGCATGGCTTCAGAGTCAGACAGGCAGCGACAGTGTAAAAGAACAGATTTCAAAGATTCAGTTAGAACCAAGCTTCATTTCAAATGAGACTCTGAATCTGCTGGTCTTTGTAAAAGGCCAGGAAAATACATTTTCACGCCTTCTTGTATTACGTCATCCTGCGGAAGTGGATGGGATGCGTATCGAACGCATTTTCATCCACTGCATTTGCATCGATGGCAGCATGATTCGTTTGAAGACGGCGGAGAAAGTGACTCGTAATCTTACGTCAATTATAGATACAGATGAGATCATTCTGAGTGGAAAAGGCATTGATTTCTATAATTACTATATTCATTTTCAAAAGAATGCTCTTGAAGAAAGGGGCCATAAAGGCCCCTGA
- the atpH gene encoding ATP synthase F1 subunit delta yields MPSELANRYGQGLFLVARDNDTVESKKEQAEELLKVIDETPQLLTFLEAVQVTDDEKKEVLKKSLGEAVDVDVLHLLELLIDKNRIWYLREILEAYIALADEHLGIMRGQVVSARKLSDQDMERIRAALEKQYGRNVVLSNRIDPSVIAGIKVIIDGKVTDVTMKARIDAMRDALLKGGQA; encoded by the coding sequence ATGCCGAGTGAACTGGCGAACCGGTACGGGCAGGGCTTGTTTTTAGTGGCCCGTGACAACGATACGGTGGAATCCAAAAAGGAACAGGCCGAAGAGCTTCTTAAGGTCATTGATGAGACGCCGCAGCTGCTTACGTTTCTGGAGGCGGTGCAGGTTACCGATGACGAGAAGAAAGAGGTTCTGAAGAAGTCGCTTGGCGAAGCTGTGGATGTGGATGTTCTGCATCTGCTGGAGCTGCTGATTGACAAGAACCGGATCTGGTATCTGCGCGAGATTCTGGAGGCGTATATTGCGCTTGCTGATGAGCATCTCGGTATTATGCGGGGCCAGGTTGTCAGTGCACGGAAGCTGTCGGATCAGGATATGGAACGGATCCGGGCAGCACTGGAAAAGCAGTATGGCAGAAACGTGGTTTTAAGCAACAGGATTGATCCATCGGTTATTGCCGGCATCAAGGTGATCATAGACGGCAAAGTGACCGATGTAACGATGAAGGCGCGCATCGATGCGATGCGTGACGCATTGCTGAAGGGAGGACAGGCATGA
- a CDS encoding F0F1 ATP synthase subunit C — MDEVSIGKGLVAIGAGIAVMTGFMTGRGEGEVAAHACDAIGKNPEAESKIRSTMILGIALSETCAIYGLLVAILLIFVY, encoded by the coding sequence ATGGATGAGGTAAGCATTGGAAAGGGATTGGTTGCCATCGGTGCCGGCATCGCGGTCATGACAGGTTTTATGACTGGACGCGGTGAAGGTGAGGTTGCGGCGCATGCCTGTGACGCAATTGGAAAGAATCCGGAAGCTGAAAGCAAGATTCGTTCGACGATGATTCTTGGTATCGCTCTTTCGGAGACCTGCGCTATTTATGGTCTGCTGGTTGCGATTCTTTTGATCTTCGTTTATTGA
- the atpF gene encoding F0F1 ATP synthase subunit B, producing the protein MLDVDIIGQLIPNPLTMVVQLCSTAVLFLLAKKFLWKSVKNWMDARTAKMQADLSDSEKAKQDAFADREKAMGQLNEASGRAKEIVSAAVSEANNERAAILAQAKKEAAGEKQRAHEQIEAERAAMYKGMQKEMVDVALAAAGKLIGQQSGAEMDRQAVDAFVKEADSHAE; encoded by the coding sequence ATGCTGGATGTAGACATCATTGGTCAGCTGATTCCGAATCCGCTGACGATGGTGGTTCAGCTCTGCAGCACAGCTGTTCTGTTTCTTCTCGCGAAGAAATTTTTATGGAAGTCCGTGAAAAACTGGATGGATGCCCGCACCGCCAAGATGCAGGCTGACCTTTCGGACAGCGAGAAAGCGAAGCAGGATGCTTTTGCGGACCGCGAAAAGGCTATGGGTCAGCTCAATGAGGCCAGTGGACGTGCCAAAGAAATTGTTTCGGCGGCTGTCAGTGAGGCAAACAATGAGCGGGCAGCGATCCTAGCCCAGGCTAAGAAGGAAGCGGCAGGCGAAAAGCAGCGTGCCCATGAACAGATTGAAGCAGAGCGTGCCGCCATGTATAAGGGCATGCAGAAAGAAATGGTCGATGTCGCACTGGCTGCGGCCGGCAAACTGATCGGTCAGCAGAGCGGGGCAGAAATGGACCGCCAGGCCGTCGACGCATTTGTGAAGGAAGCAGACAGCCATGCCGAGTGA
- a CDS encoding MFS transporter, whose translation MYSLLLAVIFLIFVSLGLPDSLLGSGWPSMQAAFGVPSSYAGYVSMSISFMTILSALACPKLMRRFRTQWIVIGSIGLTIVGLLGFSFSGSYGMLFLFVVPYGLGAGAIDASVNSYVAMHYPSSVMNFLHCFYGVGAMISPNIMALALRQAGWNEGYRWTAYLQMIILFVCVCSLPLWKNHDAKEEEEAVKGSGIRETIRRPGVALTMASFFAYCAGEATCFLWTPSYFAGVKEGLSQGTIASFGSLIFGGLMLGRLLSGLVSNRMGDRRLIRIGITVELIGIGIVLLPFKSYVPAAVGFVIIGTGMGPVYPAIQHMAPANFGKRYSAAAISLQMASAYVGSTFMPLVFGLLQEKTGIWIMPFYLLVFAVLNIALIEKVYRVID comes from the coding sequence ATGTATTCATTATTGTTGGCTGTAATTTTCCTGATATTTGTGAGTCTTGGCCTGCCGGATTCGCTGCTTGGGTCGGGCTGGCCGTCGATGCAGGCGGCATTCGGGGTGCCGTCTTCGTATGCGGGCTATGTGTCGATGTCTATTTCGTTTATGACGATTCTTTCGGCGCTGGCGTGTCCGAAGCTGATGCGGCGCTTTCGTACGCAGTGGATCGTGATTGGTTCGATCGGGTTGACGATTGTGGGTCTGCTTGGCTTTTCCTTTTCCGGTTCGTACGGGATGTTATTTCTGTTTGTTGTTCCGTATGGTCTTGGTGCGGGTGCGATTGATGCGTCGGTGAATTCGTATGTGGCGATGCACTATCCTTCGTCGGTGATGAATTTTCTGCATTGTTTCTATGGTGTTGGGGCGATGATCAGTCCGAATATTATGGCTCTGGCGCTGCGGCAGGCGGGATGGAATGAGGGCTACCGGTGGACGGCGTATCTGCAGATGATCATTCTGTTTGTGTGCGTTTGTTCGCTGCCGCTATGGAAGAATCATGACGCGAAAGAGGAAGAGGAAGCGGTGAAGGGAAGCGGGATCCGGGAAACAATCCGGCGGCCGGGCGTCGCTTTGACGATGGCTTCGTTTTTTGCGTATTGTGCAGGGGAGGCGACCTGCTTTCTGTGGACGCCGAGCTACTTTGCCGGTGTAAAAGAGGGATTGTCGCAGGGGACGATTGCGTCGTTCGGCTCCCTGATCTTCGGTGGCCTGATGCTGGGGAGGCTGTTGTCGGGTCTGGTTTCGAACCGGATGGGTGACCGGCGGCTGATCCGGATCGGAATTACAGTGGAGTTGATTGGTATCGGAATTGTGCTTCTGCCGTTCAAAAGTTATGTTCCGGCAGCCGTTGGCTTTGTGATCATTGGTACAGGGATGGGGCCGGTTTATCCGGCGATTCAGCATATGGCGCCGGCAAACTTTGGGAAGAGATACAGTGCGGCCGCCATCAGTCTGCAGATGGCGAGTGCCTATGTCGGCAGTACGTTTATGCCGCTGGTATTCGGGCTTCTGCAGGAAAAGACGGGAATCTGGATTATGCCCTTCTATCTGCTGGTGTTTGCGGTTTTGAACATTGCGCTGATTGAGAAGGTTTATCGTGTGATTGACTGA